Proteins encoded together in one Gigantopelta aegis isolate Gae_Host chromosome 8, Gae_host_genome, whole genome shotgun sequence window:
- the LOC121378562 gene encoding Golgi to ER traffic protein 4 homolog — protein MYRTLYFRYNVQQKYAEALDLLYRGALVLLEHNQLVSGADLAMLLVECLNNSRQPITSDNIDKVVSLFRKMDLDCPERHQYLASAIKWTAKMDSNHKRGHPDLHQQFGALFWQEKNYVQARYHLIHSTDGKLCASMLIEYHITKGYPSEVDLFIAQAVLQYLCLQNKATASAAFTAYTQNHPAIQNGPPFVKPLLNFVWFLLIALESGKLAVFTILCEKYQTTLNRDPSYREYLDKIGQLWFGLPPPQNTQQGFFGNLLNSLFQGSGDESPSDDDSSVSTAAAAMTPTKTETQFDMD, from the exons ATGTACAGAACACTTTATTTTAG GTATAATGTACAACAGAAATATGCAGAGGCCTTGGATCTGCTCTACAGAGGGGCTCTTgttttgcttgaacataaccaG TTAGTAAGTGGAGCTGATTTGGCCATGCTGCTTGTAGAATGTCTCAATAATTCCAGACAACCGATAACATCAGACAATATCG ACAAAGTTGTGTCACTGTTTCGTAAGATGGATCTTGATTGTCCAGAAAGACACCAGTATTTGGCGTCGGCCATTAAATGGACGGCAAAGATGGACTCCAATCACAAACGTGGCCATCCTGACCTACACCAGCAGTTTGGAGCTCTGTTCTGGCAAG AAAAGAACTATGTGCAAGCAAGATATCATCTAATCCATTCAACGGATGGCAAACTGTGTGCCTCGATGTTGATAGAGTATCATATAACAAAGGGCTACCCATCAGAGGTGGATCTATTTATAGCTCAGGCTGTTCTACA ATATTTGTGCCTTCAGAACAAAGCCACAGCATCCGCTGCATTTACTGCGTACACCCAGAACCACCCGGCTATCCAGAACGGACCTCCCTTTGTCAAACCATTGCTGAACTTCGTGTGGTTCTTATTGATAGCTTTAGAAAG TGGAAAGCTAGCTGTGTTTACGATACTGTGTGAGAAATACCAGACCACTCTGAACAGAGACCCCAGCTACAGAGAG tatTTGGATAAAATTGGTCAGTTATGGTTTGGTTTGCCACCACCTCAGAACACTCAACAAGGTTTTTTCG gtAACTTATTAAACAGCTTGTTTCAAGGCAGTGGTGATGAGAGTCCTAGCGATGACGACTCTTCAGTCAGCACGGCAGCGGCTGCCATGACCCCGACGAAGACAGAAACACAGTTTGACATGGACTAG
- the LOC121379832 gene encoding cyclin-dependent kinase 2-associated protein 1-like yields the protein MADEELSAVETNSPSTPVVSNPGTPRSDQVEPVQATPPPPTPHQARPVQHLSKYNQLLAVIEDMGRDIRPTYAGNRTSAERLKRSIVHGRILVRECLMECERSARS from the coding sequence ATGGCTGATGAAGAACTAAGTGCTGTTGAAACAAACTCACCATCCACACCAGTTGTCAGCAATCCGGGCACACCAAGATCTGACCAGGTGGAGCCAGTGCAGGCAACACCTCCCCCTCCTACCCCCCACCAGGCACGACCCGTCCAGCACCTCAGCAAATACAACCAGCTACTGGCAGTCATTGAGGACATGGGTAGAGACATCCGACCAACTTACGCTGGAAACAGAACATCGGCCGAGAGACTAAAACGGAGCATTGTCCATGGACGCATTCTTGTGCGCGAATGTCTAATGGAGTGTGAACGGAGTGCAAGAAGTTGA